In Metopolophium dirhodum isolate CAU chromosome 7, ASM1992520v1, whole genome shotgun sequence, one genomic interval encodes:
- the LOC132949678 gene encoding uncharacterized protein LOC132949678 produces the protein MPKFNRIKKINRLNITGQKLVEIEKFKNNRSKTFYYKNNENLIDLLSFLNSTSSSLKSKLKELCSSSTYKFNLFVDLVYENLITGEVRDVAFKTTNVLCYFTSNFSTLFKNMFDKLLNEQESFLLKGSSWRQISLDGLQLRTNKVNLLGGSSFIKLPQSIYNKKAIINVMNYDNRCFKYAILSKFNEKKNKNNFSIKYFNFLEKKSGLNFNCIDYPTPINQIKKFEKINNISVNVYSCDDKNQIYPLHINNNEKSDHYDLFFFSNEPTTHYCYIANFSRLIRSQRTKHESKIIICKRCFTTFNVKPNKNKAWGQHGLDRHKVICQKHKLCKPVMIDPHDDKFIYFNKYNRADRIPIVMYADFECFLKPTNNIITVNTKNTHYHKPMSYGLYVKIDYNIVPKKLVKQFKIPKNPIIYRGKNASKHFMLTIIDISTKIYYLYNTNKSMHKLTKKEEGQYINSKKCELCLRSFNNETVFKVRDHSHLTGKYLRALCLNCNFSAQNPSFVPVYFHNLSYDGHFIVRTLGCNDNDIRIIPNSGEKYLTFSKQIFDKFYVKFVDTFMFISESLSNLATNLAEDKTRFREINHHFPLENIDLVIRKGVFPYEYVDCNSKLKDTSLPPRIKFYNSLTDDHISKKDYMHACNVWEKFNIKTLGEYSDLYLLTDILILADVFENFRDICLKTFNLDASYYLTAPGFAFDAMLSFTGVKLERLTDYLMLLMMENGIRGGVCQSVRRYARANLPDVDGINYNKKKPHIYLAYFDCVNLYGKSMLASLPYKNFEWYNDLTLDVTTIDDDAPIGYILEVDVDYPEKLHDIHSDLPFLPHNSCPPNSKIIKLLTTLNNKSNYVVHYRLLKQAIHNGLKVVKVHKIIKFDQSKWLAPYVDKCTSMRVLAKNKFEYEFWKLLVNSVYGKCMENPRKRLDIKLVSDDRKAHRLMRKPNFIDRTIYSNELMSLHFQKEKIKFDKPIYVGFSILDISKTYIYNFHYDVMKNKYGKKISLLYTDTDSLIYRIKTNNYFNDLKFDLLSHFDTSNFPISHFCYSDKHKNTPGYFKDELKSEIMTQFVTLRPKLYAYTVSGIEYKKAKGVKKYVRDKYMTVNHYLDILSKFSIQNSSHLDAQNGESSQINAYCDINSIQATKHNVYSKTTRKIVLSANDDKRVILKGGICTLPYGHYKLN, from the coding sequence atgccaaaatttaaccgcattaaaaaaattaatcgattaAACATCACTGGACaaaaattagtagaaattgagaaatttaaaaataatcgctcaaaaactttttattataaaaacaacgaaaaccttattgacttattgtcatttttaaattctacttcttcttcattaaaatcaaaactaaaagAATTATGTTCTTCATccacatataaatttaatttatttgtagacttagtatatgaaaatttaattacggGAGAAGTTCGGGATGTtgcatttaaaacaacaaatgttttatgttattttacttcaaatttttctaccctttttaaaaacatgttcgataaattattaaatgaacaaGAGTCATTTCTGTTGAAGGGTTCTTCTTGGAGACAAATTAGTTTAGATGGTCTCCAATTAAGaacaaataaagtaaatttactAGGGGGTTcctcatttataaaattaccccaatcaatttataataaaaaagcaataataaacgTAATGAATTATGACAATagatgttttaaatatgcaattttatcaaaatttaatgaaaaaaaaaataaaaataattttagtattaaatattttaattttttggaaaaaaaaagtggtcttaattttaattgtattgattacCCTACACCaatcaatcaaataaaaaaatttgaaaaaattaataacatatccgttaatgtttatagttgtgatgataaaaatcaaatttacccacttcatataaataataacgaaaaatccgatcattatgatttgttttttttctcaaatgaaCCAACAACACATTATTGTTACATAGCTAATTTCTCACGACTGATTAGATCACAAAGAACAAAAcatgaaagtaaaataattatttgcaagCGATGTTTTACGACTTTTAAtgttaaaccaaataaaaacaaGGCATGGGGGCAGCATGGTCTCGATAGGCATAAAGTAATCTGCCAAAAACATAAACTTTGTAAGCCTGTAATGATTGATCCACATGAtgacaaatttatatattttaataaatataatcgggCTGACCGAATTCCTATTGTAATGTATGCCGATTTTGAATGCTTTTTAAAACCcactaataatatcataacggtCAATACTAAAAACACGCATTATCATAAGCCCATGAGTTATGGGCTATATGTTAAAATTGATTACAACATCGTcccaaaaaaattagtaaaacaatttaaaattcctaaaaatccaataatttatagaGGCAAAAATGCATCAAAGCattttatgttaactataattgatatttctaccaaaatttattatctatataatactaataaatcaatgcataaattaacaaaaaaggaAGAAGGTCAATATATTAATTCGAAAAAATGTGAACTATGTTTGAgatcatttaataatgaaaccGTATTTAAAGTTAGAGACCACTCACATCTTACAGGGAAATATTTAAGGGCTTTAtgcttaaattgtaatttttcggcACAAAACCCATCATTTGTACCAGTATATTTCCATAATTTATCGTATGACGGTCATTTTATTGTACGCACCTTAGGCTGTAATGATAATGACATACGCATTATTCCAAACTCGGGTGAAAAATATTTGACCTTTAGTAAgcaaatttttgataaattttatgtaaaatttgtaGACACTTTTATGTTCATTTCAGAATCACTCTCTAATTTAGCTACTAATTTAGCCGAAGATAAAACAAGATTCCGTGAAATTAACCATCATTTTCCTTTAGAAAACATTGATTTAGTTATTCGGAAAGGTGTATTTCCATATGAGTATGTAGACTGCAACTCAAAACTTAAAGATACCTCATTACCAcctagaattaaattttataattcgttAACAGATgatcatatttcaaaaaaagatTACATGCATGCATGCAATGTTTGggagaaatttaatataaaaacattaggtgaatatagtgatttatatttattaacggaCATATTGATTCTGGctgatgtatttgaaaattttagagatatttgtttgaaaacttttaatttagacGCCTCTTATTATTTGACAGCACCTGGTTTTGCGTTTGACGCAATGTTAAGTTTTACTGGAGTTAAACTTGAGAGATTAACAGATTATTTGATGTTACTCATGATGGAGAATGGAATAAGAGGGGGGGTATGCCAATCTGTAAGACGCTATGCCAGAGCTAATCTACCAGATGTTGATGggattaattataacaaaaaaaaaccacacatttaTTTGGCATATTTTGATTGTGTAAATTTATACGGCAAATCAATGCTTGCAAGTTTACCatacaaaaattttgaatggTATAATGATTTGACATTAGACGTTACTACTATAGATGACGATGCACCTATTGGTTATATACTGGAAGTGGATGTGGATTACCCcgaaaaattacatgatattCATAGCGATTTACCTTTTTTGCCACACAATAGTTGTCCACCTAATTCTAAGATTATTAAACTGCTgacaactttaaataataaatcaaattatgtcGTTCATTATAGATTGTTAAAGCAGGCAATTCACAACGGATTAAAAGTTgtaaaagttcataaaataattaagtttgatCAATCAAAATGGTTAGCCCCTTATGTTGATAAATGCACTAGTATGAGGGTCTTGGCAAAAAACAAGTTTGAATATGAATTTTGGAAATTACTCGTGAATAGTGTCTATGGGAAATGTATGGAGAATCCGCGTAAAAGATTGGATATAAAGTTGGTATCAGATGATCGAAAAGCTCATAGGCTAATGAGAAAACCTAATTTCATAGATAGAACTATATATAGCAATGAGTTAATgtctttacattttcaaaaagaaaagattaaatttgataaaccaATCTACGTGGGATTTTCTATTTTAGATATATCgaaaacctatatttataatttccattatgacgtaatgaaaaataaatacggaaaaaaaatatcactattATACACTGATACCGATTcattaatatatcgtattaaaacaaataattattttaatgatttaaaatttgatttattgagTCATTTTGATACTTCTAATTTTCCAATTAGTCACTTTTGTTACAGTGATAAACATAAGAACACCCCAGGATATTTTAAAGACGAATTGAAGAGTGAAATTATGACGCAATTTGTAACGCTAAGACCCaaattatatgcttatacaGTAAGTGGTATTGAATACAAAAAGGCAAAAGGTGTAAAAAAGTATGTTAGAGACAAGTATATGACGGTCAatcattatttagatattttatcaaaGTTCAGTATACAAAATTCCTCACATTTGGATGCACAAAATGGTGAATCTAGTCAAATTAATGCATACTGTGATATTAACTCAATACAGGCAACAAAACATAATGTTTATTCCAAAACAACCAGAAAAATAGTATTGAGTGCAAATGACGATAAACGTGTCATATTAAAAGGTGGTATTTGCACTTTACCATAcggacattataaattaaactaa
- the LOC132949048 gene encoding uncharacterized protein LOC132949048 isoform X3, with the protein MSDMSVQNSADEEINDHYSYRKNVQMQNSKKPKITMKAKPKKQKLIMVNTSDQNSDDEEIDVCAPFQSHLLKLEQEYNGLTTMVNENCIRVKKSDGGNFCIKIPEIKTASDYLVIQKYKTSDMEKVESKDRWKTSTFNAKTMLNEKDKADNTIISAFNNLQDLLMDKFMCNNNKKIESYK; encoded by the exons ATGTCCGACATGAGTGTACAAAATTCGGCCGATGAAGAAATCAat gaTCATTATTCATATCGAAAAAATGTGCAAATGCAGAATTCTAAAAAACCCAAAATCACTATGAAagctaaaccaaaaaaacagaaattaataatgGTCAACACAAGCGATCAAAATTCAGATGATGAAGAAATTGATGTATGTGcaccg tttCAGTCGCATTTATTAAAACTGGAACAAGAATATAATGGTTTAACAACTATGGTTAATGAAAACTGCATACGCGTAAAAAAATCAGATGGTGGaaatttttgtatcaaaatacCCGAAATCAAAACAGCAAGTGATTATTTggttattcaaaaatacaaaacatcgGACATGGAAAAAGTAGAGTCAAAAGAcag atGGAAAACCTCAACGTTCAACGCAAAAACTATGCTGAACGAAAAAGATAAAgctgacaatacaataatatcggcatttaataatttgcaagatttattaatggataaatttatgtgtaacaacaacaaaaaaattgaatcttataaataa
- the LOC132949048 gene encoding uncharacterized protein LOC132949048 isoform X1, which yields MSDMSVQNSADEEINDHYSYRKNVQMQNSKKPKITMKAKPKKQKLIMVNTSDQNSDDEEIDVCAPELYNHRKNEQMQNSKKPETVIKPKPKKQKFQSHLLKLEQEYNGLTTMVNENCIRVKKSDGGNFCIKIPEIKTASDYLVIQKYKTSDMEKVESKDRWKTSTFNAKTMLNEKDKADNTIISAFNNLQDLLMDKFMCNNNKKIESYK from the exons ATGTCCGACATGAGTGTACAAAATTCGGCCGATGAAGAAATCAat gaTCATTATTCATATCGAAAAAATGTGCAAATGCAGAATTCTAAAAAACCCAAAATCACTATGAAagctaaaccaaaaaaacagaaattaataatgGTCAACACAAGCGATCAAAATTCAGATGATGAAGAAATTGATGTATGTGcaccg GAACTTTATAATCATCGGAAAAATGAGCAAATGCAGAATTCTAAAAAACCTGAAACCGTTAtaaaacctaaaccaaaaaaacagaaa tttCAGTCGCATTTATTAAAACTGGAACAAGAATATAATGGTTTAACAACTATGGTTAATGAAAACTGCATACGCGTAAAAAAATCAGATGGTGGaaatttttgtatcaaaatacCCGAAATCAAAACAGCAAGTGATTATTTggttattcaaaaatacaaaacatcgGACATGGAAAAAGTAGAGTCAAAAGAcag atGGAAAACCTCAACGTTCAACGCAAAAACTATGCTGAACGAAAAAGATAAAgctgacaatacaataatatcggcatttaataatttgcaagatttattaatggataaatttatgtgtaacaacaacaaaaaaattgaatcttataaataa
- the LOC132949048 gene encoding uncharacterized protein LOC132949048 isoform X2 encodes MSDMSVQNSADEEINDHYSYRKNVQMQNSKKPKITMKAKPKKQKLIMVNTSDQNSDDEEIDELYNHRKNEQMQNSKKPETVIKPKPKKQKFQSHLLKLEQEYNGLTTMVNENCIRVKKSDGGNFCIKIPEIKTASDYLVIQKYKTSDMEKVESKDRWKTSTFNAKTMLNEKDKADNTIISAFNNLQDLLMDKFMCNNNKKIESYK; translated from the exons ATGTCCGACATGAGTGTACAAAATTCGGCCGATGAAGAAATCAat gaTCATTATTCATATCGAAAAAATGTGCAAATGCAGAATTCTAAAAAACCCAAAATCACTATGAAagctaaaccaaaaaaacagaaattaataatgGTCAACACAAGCGATCAAAATTCAGATGATGAAGAAATTGAT GAACTTTATAATCATCGGAAAAATGAGCAAATGCAGAATTCTAAAAAACCTGAAACCGTTAtaaaacctaaaccaaaaaaacagaaa tttCAGTCGCATTTATTAAAACTGGAACAAGAATATAATGGTTTAACAACTATGGTTAATGAAAACTGCATACGCGTAAAAAAATCAGATGGTGGaaatttttgtatcaaaatacCCGAAATCAAAACAGCAAGTGATTATTTggttattcaaaaatacaaaacatcgGACATGGAAAAAGTAGAGTCAAAAGAcag atGGAAAACCTCAACGTTCAACGCAAAAACTATGCTGAACGAAAAAGATAAAgctgacaatacaataatatcggcatttaataatttgcaagatttattaatggataaatttatgtgtaacaacaacaaaaaaattgaatcttataaataa
- the LOC132949048 gene encoding uncharacterized protein LOC132949048 isoform X4, protein MSDMSVQNSADEEINDHYSYRKNVQMQNSKKPKITMKAKPKKQKLIMVNTSDQNSDDEEIDFQSHLLKLEQEYNGLTTMVNENCIRVKKSDGGNFCIKIPEIKTASDYLVIQKYKTSDMEKVESKDRWKTSTFNAKTMLNEKDKADNTIISAFNNLQDLLMDKFMCNNNKKIESYK, encoded by the exons ATGTCCGACATGAGTGTACAAAATTCGGCCGATGAAGAAATCAat gaTCATTATTCATATCGAAAAAATGTGCAAATGCAGAATTCTAAAAAACCCAAAATCACTATGAAagctaaaccaaaaaaacagaaattaataatgGTCAACACAAGCGATCAAAATTCAGATGATGAAGAAATTGAT tttCAGTCGCATTTATTAAAACTGGAACAAGAATATAATGGTTTAACAACTATGGTTAATGAAAACTGCATACGCGTAAAAAAATCAGATGGTGGaaatttttgtatcaaaatacCCGAAATCAAAACAGCAAGTGATTATTTggttattcaaaaatacaaaacatcgGACATGGAAAAAGTAGAGTCAAAAGAcag atGGAAAACCTCAACGTTCAACGCAAAAACTATGCTGAACGAAAAAGATAAAgctgacaatacaataatatcggcatttaataatttgcaagatttattaatggataaatttatgtgtaacaacaacaaaaaaattgaatcttataaataa